From a single Helicovermis profundi genomic region:
- the thiE gene encoding thiamine phosphate synthase — MINYYRIIDASINRAAEGIRVVEDIARFKYNNKYLSNELRNLRHEIRDTFDSIKIIAFRSSSNDVGKKISFESDISNRANIKDIVLSNFKRSEESLRTLEELSKLELEIGISRLFENIRFKIYKVEKDFLNQIWQLKFEDGIYGITYDNSKLSYVMQVKKMLENGIKVIQYRNKKNEITINKELEICLELKNMCTKYGAILIVNDNVDLAFDIGANGVHLGQEDILIPGNIDKVNQIKKEMHEKNKKFILGVSTHGSVQALHAKKIGADYIGVGPLYQTSTRIHVEKCEGIDYLKWVNNNIEIPYVSIGGIKKNKYKELKSNGCKICAMVTEIDDEKNLYEIVDLFEGRKKIE; from the coding sequence ATGATTAATTATTATAGAATAATTGATGCTTCAATTAATAGGGCTGCTGAAGGTATTAGAGTTGTAGAAGATATAGCAAGATTTAAATATAATAATAAATACTTATCCAATGAATTAAGAAACTTAAGACATGAAATTAGAGATACATTTGATAGTATAAAAATTATTGCATTTAGAAGTTCATCAAATGATGTTGGGAAAAAAATATCTTTTGAAAGTGATATAAGCAATCGTGCTAACATAAAAGATATAGTATTGTCAAATTTTAAAAGGAGCGAAGAATCACTTCGAACGCTTGAAGAGTTATCAAAACTTGAATTAGAAATTGGTATTTCAAGATTGTTTGAAAACATTAGATTTAAAATTTATAAGGTTGAAAAAGATTTTTTAAATCAAATTTGGCAGCTAAAATTTGAAGATGGAATATATGGTATTACATATGATAATAGTAAATTGTCATATGTAATGCAAGTAAAAAAAATGCTGGAAAATGGGATTAAAGTTATTCAATATAGAAACAAAAAAAATGAAATAACTATTAATAAAGAGCTTGAAATATGTTTAGAATTAAAGAATATGTGCACTAAATATGGAGCTATTTTAATAGTAAATGATAATGTAGATTTAGCATTTGATATTGGTGCAAATGGCGTACATTTGGGACAAGAAGATATTTTAATTCCTGGAAATATTGATAAAGTTAATCAAATAAAAAAGGAAATGCATGAAAAAAACAAAAAATTTATATTAGGCGTTTCAACTCATGGTAGCGTACAAGCATTACATGCAAAAAAAATTGGAGCAGATTATATAGGAGTTGGTCCGCTTTACCAAACGTCCACAAGGATTCATGTGGAAAAATGCGAAGGCATAGATTATCTAAAGTGGGTTAATAACAATATTGAAATTCCTTACGTTTCCATAGGTGGAATAAAGAAAAATAAATATAAAGAGCTAAAATCAAATGGCTGTAAGATTTGTGCTATGGTAACTGAAATTGATGATGAGAAAAATTTATATGAAATTGTGGATTTATTTGAAGGGAGAAAAAAAATTGAATAA
- the thiH gene encoding 2-iminoacetate synthase ThiH, with amino-acid sequence MNFYDELEIMDKEFVKKLFTTTSRNEVIRILEKETIDEYDFAKLLSENGLFELEKMAKKSKILSLNNFGKAITIYSPLYISNFCDNRCLYCSFNKNNQISRVKLSNDEIEMEADYLHSKGINHILLLTGESRAKSPFEYIVSSIRVLKKYFVSISIEIYPLNEIEYKILEKLGVYGVTVYQETYDQEIYSKVHISGKKRDYLFRLNTPENIANANIKSLNIGVLLGLSDWKMDVFILGLHAKYLAKKFPELEIGLSFPRIKKISTTEDENYNYMEVSDKEFVQIITSIRLFLPYVSVNISTRESKEFRRNIIPLGVNKMSAEVSTEVGGHVVYKNSISQFEISDHSAVKDVEKLIYDAGYQPILRDWVNLYD; translated from the coding sequence ATGAACTTTTATGATGAGTTAGAGATAATGGATAAGGAATTTGTTAAAAAATTATTTACCACTACTAGTAGAAATGAAGTTATAAGAATACTAGAAAAAGAAACTATTGATGAATATGATTTCGCAAAACTTTTATCAGAAAATGGATTATTTGAACTTGAAAAAATGGCGAAAAAAAGCAAAATATTATCTTTAAATAATTTTGGAAAAGCAATTACTATTTATTCCCCCCTTTATATATCAAATTTTTGCGATAATAGATGTTTATATTGTAGTTTTAATAAAAATAATCAAATTAGCAGAGTGAAGTTAAGTAATGATGAAATTGAAATGGAAGCAGATTATTTACACTCAAAAGGAATTAATCATATACTGCTTTTAACGGGTGAATCAAGAGCAAAATCACCTTTTGAATATATTGTGAGTTCAATTAGAGTATTAAAAAAATATTTTGTTTCTATTTCAATAGAAATATATCCTCTTAATGAAATTGAGTATAAAATTCTTGAAAAATTAGGAGTTTACGGAGTAACGGTATATCAAGAAACTTACGACCAAGAAATTTATAGCAAAGTTCATATTTCGGGAAAAAAGAGAGATTATCTATTTAGATTGAATACGCCAGAAAATATTGCAAATGCAAATATCAAGTCCTTAAACATAGGTGTACTACTTGGATTAAGTGATTGGAAAATGGATGTTTTTATCTTAGGGCTTCATGCAAAATACTTAGCTAAAAAATTTCCAGAGCTAGAAATAGGACTTTCATTTCCAAGAATAAAAAAAATTAGCACAACAGAAGATGAAAATTATAATTATATGGAAGTTAGTGATAAAGAATTTGTGCAAATTATTACATCTATAAGACTGTTTTTACCATATGTATCAGTTAATATATCAACTAGAGAAAGCAAAGAATTTAGAAGAAATATTATCCCGCTTGGTGTGAATAAAATGTCTGCTGAAGTTTCTACTGAGGTTGGGGGACATGTTGTTTACAAAAATTCTATAAGTCAATTTGAAATATCGGACCATTCGGCAGTAAAAGATGTAGAAAAACTAATATATGATGCTGGATATCAGCCAATTTTAAGAGATTGGGTGAACTTATATGATTAA
- a CDS encoding thiazole synthase, whose amino-acid sequence MDNFIKDKDLVIGTRKLNSRLLIGTGKYPSKSMISKVIEKSHTEVVTMALRRIDTSKKERNILDYIPKNIQLLPNTSGARNAEEAIRIAKIAKEMGCGNWIKLEIIDDNKHLLPNNYQTIKATETLSKLGFVVLPYMSPDLSSARSLVNAGASTIMPLGSPIGSNRGIRTEEMIRILIEEIDIPLIVDAGIGKPSDAAYAMEMGADAVLVNTAIATSNNPINMAEAFSMAVEAGRIAYVSKLGRTLERAEASSPLTGFLGE is encoded by the coding sequence ATGGATAATTTTATAAAAGATAAAGATTTAGTTATAGGTACAAGAAAATTAAATAGTAGATTATTAATTGGAACCGGTAAATATCCATCGAAATCGATGATTTCTAAGGTTATAGAAAAAAGCCATACAGAAGTGGTTACAATGGCTTTAAGAAGAATTGACACAAGTAAAAAAGAACGGAATATATTAGATTATATTCCTAAAAATATTCAGTTACTTCCGAATACATCTGGTGCTAGAAATGCTGAAGAAGCAATAAGAATTGCTAAAATAGCAAAAGAAATGGGTTGTGGTAATTGGATAAAATTAGAAATAATTGATGACAATAAGCATCTACTTCCCAATAACTACCAAACAATTAAAGCTACAGAAACTCTTTCAAAATTAGGATTTGTAGTACTTCCATATATGTCGCCTGATTTATCTAGTGCGAGGAGTCTTGTGAATGCTGGTGCTTCAACAATTATGCCGCTAGGATCTCCAATTGGATCAAATAGAGGAATAAGAACAGAAGAAATGATTAGAATTTTAATTGAAGAAATTGATATTCCTCTTATTGTTGATGCAGGAATTGGAAAGCCCTCAGATGCAGCATATGCGATGGAAATGGGAGCAGATGCTGTTCTAGTTAATACTGCTATTGCAACATCAAATAATCCTATTAATATGGCGGAAGCATTTTCAATGGCGGTTGAAGCAGGTAGAATTGCATATGTTTCGAAACTTGGTAGAACTTTAGAGAGAGCTGAAGCTTCATCGCCACTTACAGGATTTTTAGGTGAATGA
- the thiF gene encoding sulfur carrier protein ThiS adenylyltransferase ThiF, with protein sequence MINLKNSDELIRKYKKVSVAVLGLGGLGSNIAMMLVRSGIDRLIIYDFDNVELSNLNRQNYYINDVGNSKVKATSLILKNINPNIKIIGEKLKLSLSNFERYLSKADIIVEAFDSPICKAELANWVLGETDKILISASGMAGFGDSNDILTKKKSERFYISGDFVSDSNIFPELLSARVMMTASHEANNVMNIIKNNI encoded by the coding sequence GTGATAAATTTAAAAAATTCAGATGAACTTATAAGAAAATATAAAAAAGTTAGTGTTGCAGTTCTTGGTCTTGGAGGGTTGGGATCAAATATTGCTATGATGCTTGTTCGTTCGGGTATTGATAGGCTAATTATTTATGATTTTGATAATGTTGAATTATCAAATTTAAATAGACAAAACTATTATATCAATGATGTTGGTAATTCTAAGGTTAAGGCGACGAGTTTAATACTGAAAAATATAAATCCAAATATAAAAATTATTGGTGAAAAATTAAAATTGTCATTATCTAATTTTGAAAGATATTTAAGTAAAGCGGATATTATTGTTGAGGCTTTTGATAGTCCTATATGTAAAGCTGAACTTGCAAATTGGGTTTTAGGCGAAACGGATAAAATACTTATATCAGCATCGGGTATGGCTGGCTTTGGAGATTCGAATGACATTTTAACTAAAAAAAAATCAGAAAGATTCTATATTTCAGGTGATTTTGTATCTGATTCTAATATTTTTCCAGAATTATTATCAGCAAGGGTAATGATGACTGCATCACATGAAGCAAATAATGTTATGAATATTATTAAAAATAATATATAG
- the thiS gene encoding sulfur carrier protein ThiS gives MYVNGKQIGCDYSNVKELLEKMNLDFEKVVVEVNKEIISKSQYDKKKIFDKDSIEIIGFIGGG, from the coding sequence ATGTATGTTAACGGAAAGCAAATAGGTTGTGATTATTCAAATGTTAAAGAATTATTAGAAAAAATGAATTTAGATTTTGAAAAAGTTGTTGTAGAAGTAAATAAAGAAATTATAAGTAAGTCTCAGTATGACAAGAAAAAAATATTTGACAAAGATAGTATTGAAATTATTGGATTTATAGGAGGCGGTTAG
- a CDS encoding DUF3369 domain-containing protein: MKNDYDELMFFEEDEDIDEIEETEKWKILIVDDEEAVHSTTKLVLSDFIFDRKKIEFYSAYNSNDAKKILNEVDDIALILLDVVMETEDSGLRLIKFIREDKDNSFVRIILRTGQPGQAPEEKIIVEYDINDYKTKTELTVQKLFTSVISALRAYSDLMKIEKNRKGLKEIVLASSKLFEIGSLKKFVSGLITQLTSMYGFTDDALFLRTSSFAATNKNEKGERYILSATGEFENFIDKRVEDCVSKELLDLIDESKLKKNNIITNKYFIGYYQSLGEIDNFVVFKDIRELDDLDKEMLDLFSTNIAFAFDNVFLNEKILDTQKEIIYKLGEVVETRSDESNDHVKRVSKYSYLMAIKYGLSEEESELLKMAAPMHDIGKIGIPENILKKPSKLSHEEFDIVKEHSLLGFDILKDSNLELMEIASKIAYGHHENWDGTGYPLAKKEEEIHLYARIISLVDVFDTMTSDTFYRNALSFSDVIEFIKLQSGYKFDPKLVQIFLENLEEFKKIRFSTN; the protein is encoded by the coding sequence ATGAAAAACGATTATGATGAATTAATGTTTTTTGAAGAAGATGAAGATATAGATGAAATAGAAGAAACTGAGAAATGGAAAATTCTTATTGTAGATGATGAAGAAGCAGTGCATAGTACAACAAAACTTGTTTTAAGTGATTTTATTTTTGATAGAAAAAAAATAGAGTTTTATAGCGCGTATAATTCAAATGATGCAAAAAAAATTCTTAATGAAGTAGATGATATAGCATTAATACTTCTTGATGTTGTTATGGAAACTGAAGATTCTGGATTAAGACTAATAAAATTTATAAGGGAAGACAAGGATAACTCTTTTGTAAGAATAATTTTAAGAACTGGTCAACCTGGACAAGCACCTGAAGAAAAAATAATTGTAGAATATGATATTAATGATTACAAAACGAAGACAGAACTTACTGTTCAAAAACTGTTTACATCAGTAATATCAGCCCTTAGAGCGTATAGTGATTTGATGAAAATTGAAAAAAATAGAAAGGGATTAAAAGAAATTGTTTTAGCTTCAAGTAAATTGTTTGAAATAGGTTCACTTAAAAAATTTGTTTCAGGTCTAATAACTCAATTAACATCAATGTATGGATTTACAGATGACGCTTTATTTTTAAGAACCTCAAGCTTTGCCGCAACAAATAAAAATGAAAAAGGAGAAAGATATATTTTATCAGCAACGGGAGAATTCGAGAATTTTATAGATAAAAGGGTAGAAGATTGTGTATCCAAAGAATTACTTGATTTAATAGATGAATCTAAGTTAAAAAAGAATAATATAATTACAAATAAATATTTTATTGGTTACTATCAAAGTTTAGGTGAAATTGATAACTTTGTCGTTTTTAAAGATATAAGAGAACTAGATGATTTGGATAAAGAAATGCTTGATCTATTTTCAACAAATATAGCGTTTGCTTTTGATAATGTTTTTCTAAATGAAAAGATATTAGACACTCAAAAGGAAATTATATATAAATTGGGTGAAGTAGTAGAAACAAGGTCAGATGAATCAAATGATCATGTAAAAAGAGTATCCAAATACTCATATTTAATGGCTATAAAATATGGATTATCTGAAGAAGAATCAGAATTACTTAAAATGGCTGCACCGATGCATGATATAGGTAAAATTGGAATTCCTGAAAATATATTAAAAAAACCATCAAAACTTTCCCACGAAGAATTTGATATTGTTAAAGAACATTCCTTATTAGGCTTTGATATATTAAAAGATAGTAATTTAGAACTCATGGAAATTGCATCTAAAATTGCATATGGGCATCATGAAAATTGGGATGGTACAGGTTATCCACTAGCAAAAAAAGAAGAGGAGATACACTTGTATGCTAGAATAATTTCACTAGTTGATGTATTTGACACTATGACAAGTGATACGTTTTATAGAAATGCACTATCTTTTAGTGATGTAATAGAATTTATTAAGCTTCAAAGTGGTTATAAATTTGATCCAAAATTAGTACAAATATTTTTAGAAAATTTAGAAGAATTTAAAAAAATTAGATTTTCTACAAACTGA
- the deoC gene encoding deoxyribose-phosphate aldolase, which produces MNLAKYIDHTILKPSVTKEDVVKVCDEAKEYGFYSVCINPYNVKLVSKELENSDVNVCSVIGFPLGANVSEIKALEAKKAIEDGADEIDMVLNVTALKNKDYSYVLNDIKAVKNVCKGKALLKVILETCLLTDEEKIKACELSVEAEADFVKTSTGFSTGGATEADIKLMRKTVGPNLGVKASGGVRDNETALKMINAGATRIGASSSIAIVTGGKSDSDY; this is translated from the coding sequence ATGAATTTGGCAAAATATATTGATCATACTATATTAAAGCCTAGTGTTACAAAAGAGGATGTTGTTAAAGTTTGCGATGAAGCAAAAGAATATGGATTTTATTCTGTTTGTATTAATCCTTATAATGTAAAGTTAGTTTCTAAAGAATTGGAAAATTCAGATGTGAATGTATGCTCGGTTATTGGATTTCCTTTAGGAGCAAATGTTAGCGAAATCAAAGCATTAGAAGCTAAAAAAGCAATTGAAGATGGTGCTGATGAAATAGATATGGTTTTAAATGTTACTGCATTAAAGAACAAAGATTATTCATATGTATTAAATGATATTAAAGCAGTTAAAAATGTGTGCAAAGGAAAAGCACTATTAAAAGTAATTCTTGAAACATGTCTTTTAACTGATGAAGAAAAAATAAAAGCTTGCGAGCTTTCAGTTGAAGCAGAAGCAGATTTTGTTAAGACGTCAACAGGTTTTTCTACTGGTGGAGCTACTGAAGCCGATATTAAATTGATGAGAAAGACTGTTGGACCTAATCTTGGGGTTAAGGCTTCAGGTGGTGTACGTGATAATGAAACAGCTCTTAAAATGATTAATGCAGGTGCTACAAGAATAGGTGCCAGTTCATCAATTGCAATTGTTACTGGAGGAAAAAGTGACTCTGATTACTAA
- the pduL gene encoding phosphate propanoyltransferase: MYTRLLKFIKKRRIILVIKKLVPVGLSNRHVHLSQAHIDVLFGKGYELTKFKDLSQPGQFACNEKIDVVGRKGKLTMRVLGPARGNSQIEISVTDGFALGVNPPVRDSGNLADSPGGKLVGPKGEVEITEGIIAAARHIHMHTADAEKYNVKDKEYVSVRVTGERGLVFENVLCRVSPSYALEFHLDIDEGNASGLKNGVEVEII, translated from the coding sequence ATGTATACAAGATTATTAAAGTTTATTAAAAAACGGAGGATTATTTTAGTGATTAAAAAATTGGTACCGGTAGGTTTGTCAAATAGGCATGTTCATTTAAGTCAAGCTCATATTGATGTATTATTTGGTAAGGGATATGAATTAACAAAATTTAAAGACCTTTCTCAACCAGGTCAATTTGCATGTAATGAAAAAATTGATGTAGTTGGTAGAAAAGGAAAACTAACTATGAGAGTTTTAGGACCTGCAAGAGGTAATTCTCAAATTGAAATTAGTGTTACTGATGGTTTTGCTTTGGGTGTAAACCCACCTGTTAGAGACTCTGGTAATCTAGCTGATAGCCCAGGTGGTAAATTAGTTGGGCCAAAAGGTGAAGTTGAGATAACTGAAGGTATAATTGCTGCTGCTAGACACATTCATATGCATACAGCTGATGCAGAAAAATATAATGTTAAAGATAAAGAATATGTAAGTGTTAGAGTAACTGGTGAAAGAGGTCTTGTCTTTGAAAATGTTTTATGTAGAGTTAGTCCAAGTTATGCATTAGAATTTCACTTAGATATTGACGAAGGCAATGCATCTGGACTTAAAAATGGAGTTGAAGTTGAAATAATTTAG
- a CDS encoding flavodoxin family protein, which translates to MKIIAIYGGPRLNRNTDQMLKRYLENIDINKNTIERVDLKDLTISMCDACYYCAKNAKCKFNDDMNLIYKKLDEADIVILATPMFFNSVSSLTKVMIDRCQMYWSKKFLLKKQTLKKGKKGILLITTGAKQKDKTIPGVSLVVDLFFKSIDAKFTETILIDNTDNKPFEERTDVIKHVISSAKSIY; encoded by the coding sequence TTGAAAATAATAGCTATTTACGGTGGACCGAGATTAAATAGAAATACGGATCAAATGTTGAAAAGATATTTAGAGAATATAGATATAAATAAAAATACTATAGAAAGAGTAGATTTAAAAGATCTTACTATTTCTATGTGTGATGCTTGTTATTATTGTGCAAAAAATGCAAAATGTAAATTTAATGATGATATGAATTTGATTTATAAAAAACTTGATGAGGCAGATATTGTTATTCTTGCAACTCCAATGTTTTTTAATTCAGTTTCAAGTCTTACAAAAGTGATGATTGATAGATGCCAAATGTATTGGTCCAAAAAATTTCTTTTAAAAAAGCAAACCCTTAAAAAAGGGAAAAAAGGGATACTTCTTATTACAACTGGAGCTAAGCAAAAGGACAAAACTATACCAGGTGTATCTTTAGTAGTTGATTTATTTTTTAAATCAATTGACGCTAAGTTTACTGAAACAATTTTGATAGATAATACTGATAATAAACCATTTGAAGAAAGAACAGATGTAATTAAGCATGTAATTAGTTCTGCAAAAAGTATTTATTAA
- the hpt gene encoding hypoxanthine phosphoribosyltransferase — translation MKNDIKEVLYSEEIILRKVIELGERIANDYKGKELLVIGVLKGANVFMSDLIRKIDLPLQIDFIAASSYGHSTESSGIVKIIKDLDYSIEGKHILIVEDIIDTGLTLKYLSENFNSRGPKSLEIVTLLDKPDRRKVDLNVKYVGFKIPDEFIVGYGIDFAEKYRNLPYIATLKKEVYI, via the coding sequence ATGAAAAATGATATTAAAGAAGTGCTTTATTCTGAGGAAATAATACTTAGAAAAGTAATAGAATTAGGAGAAAGAATAGCAAATGATTACAAGGGAAAAGAATTGCTCGTAATTGGTGTACTTAAGGGTGCGAACGTTTTTATGAGTGATTTAATTAGAAAAATTGATTTACCACTTCAAATTGATTTTATTGCTGCATCAAGTTATGGTCATTCTACTGAGAGTTCTGGTATTGTGAAAATTATTAAAGATTTAGATTACAGCATTGAAGGAAAACATATACTTATTGTCGAAGATATAATTGACACTGGGCTTACTTTAAAGTATCTTTCAGAGAATTTTAATTCTAGAGGCCCTAAGAGTCTTGAAATTGTAACTCTTTTAGATAAACCAGATAGAAGAAAAGTTGATTTGAATGTTAAATACGTTGGATTCAAAATACCTGATGAGTTTATTGTTGGTTATGGAATTGATTTTGCTGAGAAGTATAGAAATTTACCATACATTGCGACTCTTAAGAAAGAAGTATATATTTAG
- a CDS encoding FHA domain-containing protein, whose protein sequence is MTIRNLTNTNIPKLNFKRNNETNNMSIEYSYDDLEWFQINMIYENNINNIIQIKSETIDNITNLNYDLTQLVPLNYVVRSNNYDLKDLLISLIDIIEGANNYYLDANKFILDIDYMYFDKKSNQLKLIYLPIKSYYSKVNLIDFIKNFVRNNVLLEIKNPDTIFIMNIINKYDSTIVIKKEIKEYIMKKQIGNFENDDFKEKNNINNGKIEYNENQIKKPSNKKIISKKQLEKEISKENKHKLMIGLAIYVLLLLISSMSLYILDKLKLINIFIINIFIVIIFFIVYFVREKIINKNTDSNVKKNIEKFDFEKKSFENKNNDIALNITNDIIDEEEINKNNIISDYGKTILLTDECKLLSFCDLRSGEKHQIEFKEDMFITIGRENINNIWIQDQTIGRIHAKVLKLNGKFFIKDMNSLNGTFLNGHRIDSGINVEIKNGDVVAFAKIKFAINN, encoded by the coding sequence ATGACAATTAGAAATTTAACAAATACTAATATTCCAAAACTGAATTTTAAAAGAAATAATGAAACTAACAATATGAGTATTGAGTATTCATATGACGATTTAGAGTGGTTTCAAATAAATATGATCTATGAAAATAATATTAATAATATTATTCAAATTAAGTCAGAAACAATTGATAATATAACAAACTTGAATTATGATTTAACACAACTTGTACCACTAAATTATGTAGTTAGAAGTAATAATTATGATTTAAAGGATTTATTAATATCGCTAATCGATATAATTGAAGGAGCAAATAATTATTATTTAGATGCTAATAAGTTTATATTGGATATAGATTATATGTATTTTGATAAAAAAAGTAATCAACTAAAACTAATATATTTACCTATTAAAAGTTATTATTCTAAAGTGAATTTGATTGACTTTATAAAAAACTTTGTTAGAAATAATGTTTTACTTGAAATAAAGAATCCAGATACAATATTTATTATGAATATTATTAATAAATATGACTCAACTATAGTGATTAAAAAAGAAATAAAAGAATATATTATGAAAAAACAAATAGGTAATTTTGAAAACGATGATTTTAAAGAAAAAAACAATATTAATAATGGAAAAATTGAGTATAATGAAAATCAAATAAAAAAACCAAGTAACAAAAAAATCATTTCAAAAAAACAGTTAGAAAAAGAAATATCAAAAGAAAACAAACATAAATTAATGATAGGTTTAGCAATTTATGTTTTATTGCTTTTAATTTCCTCAATGAGTTTATATATATTAGATAAATTAAAACTTATAAATATATTTATAATAAACATATTTATTGTGATTATATTTTTTATAGTATATTTTGTACGGGAAAAAATAATTAATAAAAACACTGACAGCAATGTGAAAAAAAATATTGAAAAATTTGATTTTGAGAAAAAGTCATTTGAGAATAAAAACAATGATATAGCATTAAATATTACGAACGATATTATTGACGAAGAAGAAATTAATAAAAATAATATAATTAGTGATTATGGTAAGACTATCCTTCTTACAGATGAATGCAAATTACTTAGTTTTTGCGATTTAAGAAGCGGAGAAAAACATCAAATTGAATTTAAGGAGGATATGTTTATTACTATTGGAAGAGAAAATATTAATAATATTTGGATTCAAGATCAAACTATTGGAAGAATACATGCAAAAGTATTAAAGCTCAATGGAAAATTCTTTATTAAAGATATGAATAGTTTAAATGGAACGTTTTTAAATGGACATAGAATTGATTCTGGAATTAATGTAGAAATAAAAAATGGTGATGTAGTTGCATTTGCTAAAATAAAATTTGCAATAAATAATTAA
- a CDS encoding Flp1 family type IVb pilin yields MKINNNDGMGTIEIVFIIAILIGLALFFGSFVMKYTKNQVDKINETNLQIEKVEYNDN; encoded by the coding sequence ATGAAAATAAATAATAATGATGGGATGGGTACAATTGAAATTGTTTTTATAATCGCAATACTGATTGGATTAGCTCTTTTCTTTGGAAGTTTTGTTATGAAATATACGAAGAATCAAGTTGATAAAATCAATGAAACAAATTTACAAATTGAAAAGGTTGAATATAATGACAATTAG
- a CDS encoding type II secretion system F family protein produces MSIILITIIIFQKIILRKRIVITEDWLKILNAFPIAFYISEYLYKYKFIKDNFNRKTVLIFGSNYGENENKQLLSFIISCLLVSFTTTNLVLEVKFGLSFLIFLYSILIAIVISSISYFEINMRIKKNVNEIIDILPYFVGRLYTYLLSGMTLKKAIYISVESEKNYFNYELLYLVENLNNGESIINEIDNLLTMINITSIKRLKSSLITFIRVGNIESLENIKNLENDIMIERKQRVKIKGESLKVKMVFPLILFFLGTVLMLTVPTIMSLQ; encoded by the coding sequence ATGTCAATAATATTAATAACTATAATAATATTTCAAAAAATTATATTAAGGAAAAGAATAGTAATAACTGAAGATTGGTTAAAAATACTAAATGCATTTCCAATAGCATTTTATATTTCAGAATACTTATATAAATATAAATTTATAAAAGATAATTTTAATAGAAAAACAGTACTTATATTTGGAAGTAATTATGGAGAAAATGAGAATAAGCAATTACTTAGTTTTATTATAAGTTGTTTACTAGTTAGTTTTACTACTACAAATTTAGTTCTTGAAGTTAAATTTGGTTTGTCTTTTCTTATATTTTTATATTCAATTTTAATAGCAATCGTGATTTCATCTATCTCTTATTTCGAAATTAATATGAGAATTAAAAAAAATGTTAATGAAATTATTGATATTTTGCCATATTTTGTTGGAAGACTGTATACCTATCTTTTAAGTGGAATGACTTTAAAAAAAGCAATATATATTTCTGTAGAATCGGAAAAAAATTATTTTAATTATGAACTTTTATATTTGGTAGAAAACTTGAATAATGGTGAATCAATAATAAATGAAATAGATAATTTGTTGACTATGATTAATATTACATCGATTAAAAGGTTAAAAAGCTCTTTAATAACTTTTATTAGAGTAGGGAATATTGAATCTCTTGAAAATATTAAAAATCTTGAAAACGATATTATGATTGAAAGAAAACAAAGAGTAAAAATTAAAGGAGAAAGCTTAAAAGTTAAAATGGTATTTCCTCTTATATTATTTTTTCTTGGAACAGTCTTAATGTTGACAGTTCCAACTATAATGTCTTTACAATAA